The Hordeum vulgare subsp. vulgare chromosome 4H, MorexV3_pseudomolecules_assembly, whole genome shotgun sequence genomic interval acctctcgaaggggaacatattgtgtagaaacacaggaccaagaattctaatctcttcgactaggtgaactaggaggtgtgttattatattgaagaaggatggcgggaacaacaactcaaagctgaccagacattggaccacatcaatctgtaaccctgatagactttctcaacCGATTACCTTctcagaaattgcattgaggaatgcacataccttcacaattgcgaggtgaacattttccggtagaatttccctcaatgcaaccggaagcaattgcgtcataagcacgtggcagtcatgagactttaggttttggaattttttgtctttcatatttacgattccctttatattcgacgagaagccagtcgggaccttgatactaaaaaggacttcaaagaagatttccttctcttccttagtaagagcgtagctggcacgcccttgaaactgccctggatgcatgccatctcttcctttatgacgttcctggtcctcccgtgcttccggtgtatcttttgacttcccatacaagcccaggaagcctagaatattcacgcagagattcttcgtcaggtgcatcacgtcgattgccgagcggacctcatggacttcccagtagggtagctcccaaaatatagattttttttcttccacatgggtacgcgcttatcagggccgttaggaacaggttggctgccaagaccctttccaaagattacttttaaatctttgaccatatcaaatacttcggcactagtacggatgacaggcttcccccggggttctgccttgccattgaaatgcttgccttttttctttaagggatgcttgggcggaagaaaacgacgattgtacggatacacattcttcctacagttgtcgagatatatactttctgtctgatccaaacagtgcgtgcatgcattgtatcccttgtttgactgtcctgaaatgttactaagagcaggccaatcattgatggttacgaaaagcaacgctcgaaggtcaaattcctcttgtttgtgctcgtcccacacacgtacacctggttcggcccacagttgtaaaagttcatcaactaatggccttaggtacacatcaatatcgttgccgggttgctttggaccttgtataagcactggcatcataataaacttccgcttcatgcacaaccaaggaggaaggttgtagatacatagagcaacgggccaggtgctgtgactgcaactctgctccccaaaaggattcatgccatctgtactcagacctaaccataagttccttgcgtcagctgcaaatctcgggaactctctctcaatttttctccactgccgaccatcagcggtgtgcctcaacttatcgtctttcatacgatcttccatgtgccatcgcaacaacatcgcatgatctttatttctgaacagacgtttcaaccgtggtattataggagcataccacatcaccttggcaggaaccctcttcctgggtggctcgccctcaatatcaccagggtcatcttttctgatcttataccgcaatgcagtgcataccgggcatttatccatattctcgtacttctcaccgcggtagaggatgcagtcattagggcatgcatgtatcttttgcacgtctaatcctagagggaagacaagcttctttgcttcgtacgtgctggcgggcaattcgttctttcttagaagcatcttcttcatcagtaccagcaacttttcgaatgacgagtcagtcacaccggtctctgccttccacttcagcaattccagtgtgctacccagcttcttttggccatcttcacaagttgggtacaacaatttgttgtggtcctgtaacatctgctcgaactgcaacctctccttttctgtgtcgcaacctcgtcgtgcatcagaaatgacccggccaagatcatcagcgggctcatctggttcccgttcttcatcctgatcttcttcttcattgtcttccattgcggtatcagcatactcagggaacatagatcggtagttgtcatcatcattctcttcttcttcatcgtcgtcttccatcataacccctctttctccgtgcttggtccaaacattatagcccgacataaaaccggaccgaagcaggtggctctgaatgactcttgaggaagtgtaatccttctcattccgacattcaacacatggacaaaacatatagccaccaccatgcttgttcgcatcggctgtatCTCGAaatgaatgcacgccttctctgtaagcggatgtgcgtcgatcaccgtacatccatggatagctcatctgtgttatacgacagtatatcaaatacaatcacgatcctaaaaattagtaccgcacggtctaaacgaggaaatatagttgctaaccttttagaataagtagaaataaagaggaagaggtttaagcgtggctcaggcatctcatatcgtagttgtgttcggtgaactgaaacggcatcgctctaacacacatttcaacaaacacctctagtgcatcaaaaaaagtggacagcaagcacccacccacaatcctccatccaagaaaaatacaaggaagaggggagaggggggctgtgctatatataggcagaggactttagtcccggtttgagacacaaaccgggactaaaggtggcgcacatgcgggctgtccaccgcgtagccctttagtcccggtttggcacacgaaccgggactaaaggctccttacgggccgggactaaagcctcgagggaggcattgagaattggggcgacgtggccgggcctttagtcccggcccagaggcaggccgggactaaagggtccaggccaaaggcccgttttccactagtgttctTAGAGTAGCGCACTAACGATATATTCAAACTCCTCGCATTTTTTCAACAGTCGCACCCAATCTCTAGGTATCTGGATCGAGACCGGCTTAATAGTAGGATGGACATGATAACGGTGGTAGTGTGCCACGGTGCCGCCTTAGAGCCACCGATCTACCGATCGCTTGGTGGTCTTCTTTTCCACTTTGATTTAGGGCATATGTTTGTGATGTTGCTCCAAGAGACTTATCTTTATTTCGCTTGCACTTGAACTGATTGTGTGGACTTGATGTTACTTTGTCTATAAATCAGAGTGAAAGCGTGTTTCAAGGAAAGACGTAGTATAGTTGACTCAAGGTGCTTCGGAGTAGAAAGCCTCGATTGTGTCCTTTGTTTTGTTCTATTTTTAGCAATGCTCGGTCTTCCTTTCCTTACATCCTAATAACAACCACAATGTGGCATAGCTCTTCCCTCCTATGTATAGCACACAATGTCTCGAgagaaaagaagagaaaagctttgcATTGTTGACCTTCCTCCATCTCTGACCTCACCCCAATTCTGGCCCTTTGGCAAGAAGCCATGCGGCCTAGGTGACTTGGCGCGCGGAGATCACATGCGGACCGGAGATGAATGGGAGGACGCTTTTCAAGAGCTCTCTCCCCAGCAACCACGTCTCCGACGCCTCGAGCTCCGCCGGCGCCATCACCAGCCACCGCCTGTACCAAGTTTGGAGGGGAAGGAATGTATGTCGTCAATGCTCATTGATTAATTTCGGTGTTCCAAAGGGAGGGTGGCCTCCATTATTTCATTCGATCAATCTTGTGCCTGGCAGAAATTTCTTTGTGGCGGGCGGTGCATCTTCGGCCCGGACGCCAACTCCATCGTGCTATCGGTGTCTCTCATCATGACGCCGCTCGCGCTCTTTGTGGCCTTCGTCTCGTTCCGCCTCGCCGAGCTCATGGGGAAGCCGCTCGGCCCCTTCGTTCCGATGACAGCCATGGCCGTCGGCGCATTCGTGAGCCAAACTAACGACGATGTCCACATTAATTCCTTTGAATAGACTGAAGCAACGTAACATCGATCGATCGATCGTTAACTAGCATGTGATGTGCAGGATCTTATAGTGTTGGTGCTCACGTCAGGGCGAGATCCCGGGATCATCCCACGGAACACGAAACCGCCGGATCCCGACGACCTCCAGCTGGACGGCATGGCGTCCCCGATGGCCGGAGCGCCGTCGTCGGGGACACTTCCGCCGACGCGTGACGTGTACGTGAACGGGATGGTGGTGAAGGTGAAGTACTGCCACACGTGCATGCTTTACCGGCCGCCGCGCTGCTCTCACTGCTCTGTCTGCAACAACTGCGTGGAGCGCTTCGACCACCACTGCCCCTGGGTCGGCCAGTGCATCGGCAAGGTACACCTTGACCTCGTAGCAGCTAGCTCACATGCCGTTCATCATCATGTTCAGGCAAACTACAAATAGTTGTTGTTCCATGTATGTAACTTGGTTTTGTGTGCGTGTGTACTGATGCAACAAGCGTGCAGAGACATTACGGTTCTTCTGCATGTTCAGGCAACCTACAAAAATGTTgttttttttagagagagagaaacCTACAAATAGTTGTTGTGCATGTATGTAACTTGGTTTTGTGTGCGTGTGTATTGATGCAACAAGCGTGCAGAGAAATTACAGGTTCTTCTTCATGTTCATCTCGTCGACAACGTTCCTGTGCCTCTACGTGTTCGCCTTCTGCTGGGTGAACCTGATCCTCATCACGCGCAAGTACGGGTGCAGCCTGGGCGGCGCCATCGTGGAGTCGCCGGTCTCGGGGTTCCTCATCTTCTACACCTTCATCACGTCGTGGTTCGTGGGTGGGCTCACGGCGTTCCATTCCTACCTCGTGTCCACCAACCAGACCACATACGAGAACTTCCGGTACCGGTACGAGGGCAAGTCCAACCCCTACAACCGCGGCGTGGCGCGGAACCTCGTCGAGATCTTCCTGTCACCCATCCCCGCGAGCAAGAATGACTTCCGGCAGATGGTCGTCGTCGACCCTGACACGCTCTTGTACGGCCCACCCTCCATGGCCTACTCCTACTCCTTCGGCCTGCTGTCGTCGTCCAAGAAGAGCTTCAACACCCAACCCAGCCTCAGCTTCGACATGAGCAAGCCTAGCTTTGACCTCGGAGCTGGATACAGTGTCAAGCGCACCAGCATCGGCTCCTCCGACTTCGGCGACATATACAGTACCAGTGGTGATGGCATTGGCATGGATGGCACGGCGCACCAGCTGCCGCGGCACAACATCTTCGGTGGCGGCAGGGTCCAGGGAAGCAAGAAGGTGGCAGAAGACACAGGGTCGGTGGTCACCGACGTCAACACGGCGGACTACGGCACCGCCGGCCGACCTCGTGGGAGGGAGTTCGAGGTCGTGTGACGGATGATCGATCCGAGCGCATGCAGGTGATGCCCGTTCGATCTTGGTTTCGGTAGGGAGCGCGGTTCAGACAGTGCGATGCAGCGCGAGTTTCAAATTTTGGTCGCTCGCGCTCGCGCTCGCGTGTCTTGTGTTGGACCGACCGACGTGCGGTGGTAGCTTCTCCTCCCCACGTCTGCTCTCAGATGTGATCAATGGACGTTTCTAGAATAGTATCCTGCTACATTGACTGTAGTGAAGGTGATGTATATATAAATACACATACAAGCATCCACGCGCGCCGACTTGAGTTTTGGTCTCTGGGCCCTGGAAATGGATCCCGTACGCGCACACGCAGCAGGAGTATCTGTTTAGGGGTTCAGAGCATCTGTATCCGGACCCTCaaacacttttcaaacgtttGGGTAGGCCTTCCGGTCACTGTCCGGTCAAAAAACTCGATTAAGACGGGTCTCTCAAACCGGCCTCAAACATCCAGCCTGACCGACATCCTTCATTTTCAGTCCAAATATAGAGTGGATATGGAGGAGTTCGGGCTGCGAGGGCACGTCCTCCGGACCCATCCTGGCCCGCATCGACCCCATATATATTCGTCCTCATCCGTTGGTCGGACCAAACCCTAACCACTTCACTCTCCTCCCCTCCACTCACATCCGATACCCAAGCTCACCTCCGACGATCTCATGCCTTCTCCGGCATGGCCTCCAGCGGATCCGACTCCGACCATTCCGGATCCGTCGACTGGGGGCTTGTCCCGTGCGGAGTGGAGGAGGCAATGGCGATCCGCATTACACTCCGCCGCTCACGCGAGGACAGTGCCCGGGCAACGGGAGGATCTGTTTGCCGCGACTTCATAGCATCCGCTCAAAGGGCGCTCGGTTCCTCTCGGGCGGGATCATCCATGTCTAGGCGGGTGTATCTATCGACCGGACACACGGACTTCGAGTCCCATCGGGAACGGGCTGCCCGCCGTGGGAAGGAGAGGATAAGGATCGCCAAGGCCTATCTCGCGGAGGAATTAAAATGGCGGAGGCAGAAGAGGTGATGCGGCGGCGCGGGCGACCGCAGAGGAGGAAGCCATACGTGCCAGCATTTTGAAGAAACGATAGTGGCGGAACATGTGTGTCCATGCTCGCGAGCAGAATCGGGCGGTTCGTGAAATGGTCGGACTGTCACACAAGGAGGGGAAAGAGGTGAGCGGCGGCGAGGACAGCTTCGACAACGAGCAGATCCGGCTCCATGCGTACTGCGTCTTCGACCGGTACTTTTGCGACAAGGACGGCAAGGGCGCCGAGGAGGTCCAGGGCAGCCGTGGATGATCTCCATCATAGccaaacatgccaaattttgATAGTCCAGTGGCATGTTTAGCAGTGAGTGACGAAATAACCGGACTACGTGTGTGCGTCAACATAATAATTGCATGGGTTGTATGGATTTGAAATATGAGATTTAAGGTGTCCGGATGTAGACTATATTATTTGAAGCGTGACCGGTCAGTGTCAACGGACGCGGCAGGGTGTATCCGCGGACGTCTGAGGGGTCGGATTTGAGGGGTCTGGCTGTAGATGCTCGTAGATCATCTAGAGTCGGCGGTTGCCAAATCCGACCCCTATAGACATAGGATTGGCTGACGTCCCAAGCGAGAAACTAAGGGCTAAAAACTACATAAAAATGTAGTTTCAAGACATGCAAAAATTAATCTATGTTGCATAACTAATGAAAAATCAAACATAATATTCAATGACAACATTTGTTTCGTGATGGGTCAATTAATAAAGCAAGACAAACCACAAGACAATATATAGCATTTATAGATGATACAAAAGATTGATACCAAGTCAAATGATTGGTTGATATGAGCCTCCCATGACTACATCTTCAATAGTAGAAGAAACTAAACCTTcaatcctaaattttgaaatgcaAATGAGTGTACAATATAGCAGTTAAAACTAGTTCATGGCGTGAAAACTTACGTTTAGGGCAAGGCAAAACGACTTCATGTGTGCGATAACCTTAAAATCTTTCGATGGTCTTTGATTCAATATAACCGGGCTTAAGTTAAGCTGCTACACTAGGGGTATTATCAGTTGTTTGAGTTTAAGGACTTGTGTCCGCGGTTCCCGTGGTTCAAACTTGAAAAAGAGAATTCAATGCCGTGTTTCTTTTACTCATCTTGACTTCCTGTAATATTACATCAAATCAAAACTACTAAATGTCTAAATCAGTTTCCAAATTTAATAAACAGTGGCATCAAGCAACATTATTGACATCTTAGTACACCTAGCAATTTACAGTGTCATCTTGAAACAAAAACAGTGGCACGAACATCAATCAATACCTCGGTTGAGGCTTGGATGGCTTTTGAGTTCTAAGGACGAACAGTCACCTCGTCGAATGTTGGGCAGCCTATCGCCTTGTCGGGGTCGCCGCCTCGCCGGACAGGGTAGCAGCCACCATAGCACAACCTGACGCAATAGAAGGAAACAAAGGGGAGTGGCCATGGAGCAGGCCAGCTCGATGGGTATGACATCGGGCAGGGCAGTCGCCTAGGGTTCTTCCAACTCGAGAGTGGAGGGACGGCTGGTTCGTCCTTTTTTTTTAAGAAAGACGGCTAGTTCGTCCATGCTCGCGGGGCTAATCCTATTTGGCGCCACACGCGCCCGTTACAATACAATTCTGCTAACAGGCGCCTGCAGCGACCCAAGCTCGGCCGACCCATCTcagcatttttttttctttctcttttgaatACAAAGAAAGGACTAAGCGCCGCGGGGAATCGAACTATCGATCTCCATCTCGGGTTTACACGTAGCAACCACCACGCCACTGCATCTGATATGATGACTAATTTTCTTTTGCTCttttcttatttctttctttggtttttgtttttttcttctctttttcttttttgcttctgttttttgtttttttcttccctttttcctttttttcttttttccacgGCTCGATGTTTTTTATAGTTCGTGAACTTTTTCTTCAAATCGATGTTTTTTTCCAAATTCACAAAACTTttgtcaaaattgatgaacttttttcaaattgaaTGAACTTTTTTCTCAAATTCAATGTTCTTTTTaattttatgaacttttttaaaaatttgataaacttttttcacatttgatgaacttttttaaaattgatgaacttttttcaaaattaatgaACTCTTTtaatttcatgaacttttttcaaattttgatgaacttttttcaaatttgttgaACTATTTTTGAAAACCAattaactttttttcaaatttgatgaacgtttttcaaaatcaatgaactttttatAAAAATTAATGAACCTTTATCAAATGTGATAAacctttttcaaattttattattattaaatTTCAAATCTATCAATGTTTTtttcatttgaagaactttttttTACAAAATTGGGGTACTTTATTTTCCAAAAAGCAGTGAACTTTTTTTAGGGCCTGCAGGGCGCCGAGCTATTTGATGGACCGGCCCAACGCGAGGCGTTGCACGTGCCACGAGGGCAAACGGGCATGTGCAGTGCCGTATAGGAGGTCCCTCCTCGCGGAGCATGCGTTGCTTTGTTCGTGAAGCTACACGAAACTGCTTGTGCGGTTGGGCCAGTTGTCGTGGGCTGGATGGTGTAAGAACAGGGTGCGCCCCATGCCGAACCTATTTTTCTTTAAACATGGGCTCAGCAAAGGGAGCTTCTAATTGGCGCAGCGAGCTCATGGCCTTGAGCTTGTGGGGTGGCCCAACAAGCAACTTCGTTCATTTTTGTTTCCTTTCGTTGGATCGCTCGGATAAATATATAATACTCTTGATTGGTCAACCCATTTGACCGTTGACTTATTGAAAATAGATCTAAAAAATATTCATTGATATAAAAAATAGTTCAAAagataaaaaaagttcatcaaatttttaaAAGTTCAACcaatttaaaaaagttcatcaaatttaaaaAGAGTTCATCGATTCCGAAAAAGTTCAccgaatttgaaaaaaagttcaacgaattttcaaaaagttcacaggttttgaaaaagttcaacgAATTGTCAAATTTTCAAAGAGTTCATCGGTTTTGAATAaaaaagagttcatcacgtttgaagaaaagttcatcgaattttgAAAACAATTCATCGACtttttaataaagttcataaaactgaaaaaaaagacttgcaagaaattgaaaaaataatCCGTGCatttcaaaaacaaagaaaaagacAAGAAAAAATTGAATAAAACGCCCGAAACGGTAGCGAATCGAAAATGCCACGAAAAGGAGAATAAAAGGTAGTAAAGGAAGAACTAAATCACATGTATTGCGATGGCCTCGTGGTTAGTGCGGTCACTGCGAAGCGTGAGGTCATCGATTTGACCCCGAGTTAGAGCACCATTTTttatcttttaacagaaaaaGACGTGAAACTTGACCGGCCCAAACGCCGAGTGGGGttgctattggaaatatgccctagaggcaataataaattggttattattatatttccttattcatgataatcgtttattatccgtgctagaattttattgtttggaaactcaaatacatgtgtggatacatagacaacacactgtccctaatgagcatctagttgactagctcgttgatcaaagatggtcaaggtttcctggccatagacaactcTGGTCACTtgctaatgggatcacatcattaggagaatgatgtgagggacaagacccaaactataaacgtagaatatgatcgtgttagttaattgttactgttttctgcatgttaatgtatgtgttcctatggccatgatatcatgcaactctcggacaccggaggaataccttgtgtgtatcaaacgtcgcaacgttactgggtgactataaaggtgctctacaggtatctccaaaggtctttgttgggttggcatggatcaagactgggatttgtcactccgtgtgatggagaggtatctcgaggcccactcggtaatacaacagcacaacaagccttgcaagcaatgtgactaaggagttagttacgggatcttgtattacggaacgagtaaagagacttgcctataACGAGatggaactaggtatggagataacgatgattgaatctcgggcaagtaacataccgaagaacaaatggaacaacagacgggattaactgaatccttgacatagaggttccaccgatagagatattcgttgaatatgtaggagacaatatggatatccaggtcccgctattggttattgaccggggagtgtctcaggtcatgtctgcatagttctcgaacccgtagggtctgcacacttaaggttcggtgacgtttcgatattattgagttatgtgtgtttggtaaacgaaagttgttcggagtcctggatgagatcgcggacatcacgaggagctctggaacggcctggaggtaaatattgatatataggaaagtgggttttgaactccgaAAAAGGTTCGAACATTTctggcagtgtatcgggagtgacgaatgggttccgggggtccacctggtgggcccacccacccgaaacGGTCTCATGAGCTGTGGGAGTAcatggaccagcccttagtgggctggcctaagcctccactaaagcccaaggcagattggaggtgggaaggaaagaaacccaaaggtggaaaaggtggaaagggtttccaagtggagaggaggaatcctactcccagtaggattggagtaggactcctccacctccaatttgggccaaaccttgagggtttgaggctcctcctcccctccctccctcctatatatactagaggatttagagggaaaaggctaaccctaattgccacgtgttgccctctctctctaaatatgtttctcctctagtctagtttcagcggtgcttaggcaaag includes:
- the LOC123446240 gene encoding probable protein S-acyltransferase 6, with the translated sequence MNGRTLFKSSLPSNHVSDASSSAGAITSHRLYQVWRGRNKFLCGGRCIFGPDANSIVLSVSLIMTPLALFVAFVSFRLAELMGKPLGPFVPMTAMAVGAFDLIVLVLTSGRDPGIIPRNTKPPDPDDLQLDGMASPMAGAPSSGTLPPTRDVYVNGMVVKVKYCHTCMLYRPPRCSHCSVCNNCVERFDHHCPWVGQCIGKRNYRFFFMFISSTTFLCLYVFAFCWVNLILITRKYGCSLGGAIVESPVSGFLIFYTFITSWFVGGLTAFHSYLVSTNQTTYENFRYRYEGKSNPYNRGVARNLVEIFLSPIPASKNDFRQMVVVDPDTLLYGPPSMAYSYSFGLLSSSKKSFNTQPSLSFDMSKPSFDLGAGYSVKRTSIGSSDFGDIYSTSGDGIGMDGTAHQLPRHNIFGGGRVQGSKKVAEDTGSVVTDVNTADYGTAGRPRGREFEVV